One Pseudomonas fluorescens genomic region harbors:
- a CDS encoding TauD/TfdA dioxygenase family protein, which translates to MKRTDLAESFVTAVTDFDINTASLGDIRALQELVYERKVVAVKNQTLTREGYQQFAACFGELEQFKLKSYHDPAYPNILVINNRNGDGAVGARKLGNMWHSDSSYLAEPLPLTMLHAQQIPEAGGDTLFVDMQSVYDDLPRELYERVKNRQAVHDVRWTYKVKADDVGESIQEIFSRLAQTFPASTHPTVAIHPRTQRQSLYVNPGYTTHINGYSQEQSRALLDEIFAFALTSERIFDYQWEANDLLIWDNRSVLHCATALPRDAQRVMFRIGVNDGAFFAPDVAQEHVA; encoded by the coding sequence GTGAAGCGAACGGATCTAGCAGAAAGCTTCGTCACGGCGGTGACGGACTTCGACATCAATACAGCCTCTCTGGGCGACATCCGTGCCCTTCAGGAGCTGGTTTACGAACGTAAAGTAGTGGCGGTGAAAAACCAGACGTTGACCCGCGAGGGCTATCAACAGTTCGCCGCCTGCTTCGGTGAGCTTGAGCAGTTCAAGCTCAAGAGTTATCACGATCCGGCGTACCCGAACATCCTGGTGATCAACAACCGTAACGGCGACGGTGCCGTGGGCGCACGCAAACTCGGCAACATGTGGCACAGCGACTCCAGTTACCTGGCCGAACCGCTGCCATTGACGATGTTGCATGCCCAGCAGATCCCCGAGGCCGGTGGCGATACCTTGTTCGTCGACATGCAATCGGTGTACGACGATCTGCCCAGGGAACTCTACGAGCGGGTGAAAAATCGCCAGGCCGTCCATGACGTGCGCTGGACCTACAAAGTCAAGGCAGACGATGTCGGCGAATCGATCCAGGAGATTTTCAGTCGCCTGGCGCAGACCTTCCCCGCCAGTACCCACCCAACGGTCGCGATCCACCCGCGCACTCAGCGTCAAAGCCTGTACGTCAATCCCGGCTACACCACGCACATCAACGGATATTCGCAAGAACAAAGCCGGGCCCTGCTCGACGAGATTTTTGCCTTTGCCCTGACTTCCGAACGGATCTTCGACTATCAGTGGGAAGCCAACGACTTGTTGATCTGGGACAACCGTTCGGTACTGCACTGCGCCACGGCGCTGCCACGTGATGCGCAACGGGTGATGTTTCGCATCGGCGTCAACGACGGTGCGTTCTTCGCACCCGACGTGGCACAGGAGCATGTCGCATGA
- a CDS encoding aminotransferase class I/II-fold pyridoxal phosphate-dependent enzyme: MNNAVDLNKSQDEKAPQLKARNASRMAEISRPHFDAAYEKGLMGVSCRVLDNRRIEIANSGKEVIDYTRCGYLNLDSHPKVLAAAKASMDEIPSVHFSVARTRLSAEPLVRLEHTLAKLFDVNGVVVFPTVAAANMGALPLLAAGLFTDGEKPLIAFDRFAHVTLQYHIPVLREETEVIVIEHNDLEHLERLCQSGRKVAYVGDGAYSMGGAAPVRELRALQDRYGLFVYLDDAHGISVVGQHGEGFVRSQLDGLDEKTIVAASLGKGYGAAGGLLMLGSKHIENSIRRYAPTYGFSCAPNMAAVGAALASAEIHATPELHKLQRSLRNNIQLFDSLIPTETSGSELPIRIVRIGNEVEAIAKGEYLLQQGHYTSVVFFPTVPRGQAALRMAITSAHNPADILDLSLMLKSSDHAGLVSADQAAAALAI; the protein is encoded by the coding sequence CCCAACTGAAGGCACGCAATGCCTCGCGCATGGCTGAAATCAGCCGCCCGCATTTCGACGCTGCGTACGAAAAGGGTCTGATGGGGGTGTCTTGCCGAGTCCTCGATAACCGTCGCATCGAAATCGCCAACAGCGGCAAGGAAGTGATCGACTACACCCGTTGCGGCTACCTCAACCTCGACAGCCACCCGAAAGTACTCGCCGCCGCCAAAGCCTCGATGGATGAAATCCCGTCGGTGCACTTCTCGGTCGCACGTACGCGTCTCTCGGCTGAGCCGCTGGTGCGCCTGGAACATACGCTGGCCAAGCTGTTCGACGTCAATGGCGTGGTGGTTTTCCCGACGGTCGCCGCCGCCAACATGGGCGCCCTTCCTCTGCTCGCCGCCGGCCTGTTCACCGATGGCGAGAAACCGCTGATCGCGTTCGACCGCTTCGCCCACGTTACTCTGCAGTACCACATCCCGGTATTGCGTGAAGAAACCGAGGTGATCGTGATTGAACACAACGACCTCGAACACCTTGAGCGTCTTTGCCAGAGCGGCCGCAAAGTGGCCTATGTTGGCGACGGTGCCTATTCGATGGGCGGCGCCGCACCAGTGCGTGAATTGCGCGCCCTGCAAGACAGGTACGGCCTGTTCGTCTACCTCGACGACGCCCATGGCATTTCCGTGGTTGGCCAGCATGGTGAAGGCTTCGTACGTTCGCAACTGGACGGTCTGGACGAGAAAACCATCGTCGCCGCTTCGCTGGGCAAGGGTTATGGCGCGGCCGGCGGCCTGCTGATGCTGGGCAGCAAGCACATCGAGAACTCGATCCGTCGCTACGCCCCGACTTACGGTTTCTCCTGCGCGCCAAACATGGCTGCGGTCGGTGCCGCCCTGGCCTCGGCCGAGATCCATGCCACCCCTGAGTTGCACAAGTTGCAGCGTTCGCTGCGCAACAACATCCAGCTGTTCGACAGCCTGATCCCGACCGAAACCAGCGGCAGCGAACTGCCGATCCGCATCGTACGCATCGGCAACGAAGTGGAAGCGATTGCCAAAGGTGAATACCTGTTGCAACAGGGTCATTACACCTCGGTGGTGTTCTTCCCGACCGTACCGCGCGGTCAAGCCGCGCTGCGCATGGCAATTACCTCGGCGCACAACCCGGCGGACATCCTCGACCTGAGTCTGATGCTCAAGAGCAGTGATCACGCAGGCCTCGTGTCGGCGGATCAAGCCGCTGCCGCGTTGGCCATCTGA